A single Polyangia bacterium DNA region contains:
- the cyaY gene encoding iron donor protein CyaY — protein sequence MAPPLDEKTYRHILDDTFARIDRAFESVDPDVAEVSISQGTLTITFAGNQRFMLTPQPSPRQLWVAFRDRAWHFDYEQAGQRWLDDRGQQIDALTLIEETTFNTAKVSITIARPK from the coding sequence ATGGCCCCGCCGCTCGACGAGAAAACCTACCGCCACATCCTGGACGACACCTTCGCGCGCATCGACCGCGCGTTCGAGTCGGTCGACCCCGATGTCGCCGAGGTCAGCATCAGCCAGGGCACGCTGACCATCACCTTCGCCGGCAACCAGCGCTTCATGCTGACCCCGCAACCATCGCCGCGACAGTTGTGGGTGGCCTTCCGCGACCGCGCCTGGCACTTCGACTACGAGCAAGCCGGCCAGCGTTGGCTCGACGATCGGGGCCAGCAGATCGACGCCCTGACGCTGATCGAAGAGACCACCTTCAACACCGCCAAGGTCTCGATCACCATCGCCCGCCCCAAATAG